A stretch of Paludisphaera borealis DNA encodes these proteins:
- a CDS encoding GyrI-like domain-containing protein, protein MEYDVRLEQLGSRALAVVRRQASTRELPRIVPDACGTVWNVVRPQQVTGAGRHVAVYWDDQINLEVGVELAAPFAGHGEVVGSATPAGPVATTTHYGPYGQLHRAHEAIRRWCGSKGYALAGPNWEIYWSLERRMELRSYQDPHRRLPPACCGREFSRRTRRGGRRRGLIRLWDLKLSGAPPACTADGFTARRGPNAYDDTIRNRQPRSGRRAKP, encoded by the coding sequence ATGGAGTACGACGTCCGACTCGAACAACTTGGCAGTCGCGCGCTGGCCGTTGTGCGCCGTCAGGCGAGCACTCGCGAACTGCCCCGGATCGTTCCAGACGCCTGCGGCACAGTCTGGAACGTCGTCCGCCCCCAACAGGTCACAGGGGCAGGGCGGCATGTCGCGGTTTACTGGGACGATCAGATCAACCTTGAAGTCGGTGTGGAACTCGCCGCTCCATTCGCCGGGCATGGCGAAGTCGTCGGCTCGGCCACCCCAGCCGGTCCCGTGGCCACAACGACCCATTACGGGCCGTACGGCCAGCTCCACCGGGCGCACGAGGCGATTCGCCGATGGTGCGGGAGCAAGGGGTACGCGTTGGCAGGTCCCAACTGGGAGATCTACTGGTCACTGGAACGACGAATGGAACTGCGATCCTACCAAGATCCGCACCGACGTCTTCCACCCGCTTGTTGCGGACGGGAGTTCAGCCGCCGGACCCGGCGCGGCGGCAGACGGCGGGGCTTGATTCGTTTATGGGACTTGAAGCTCTCCGGCGCCCCGCCGGCTTGCACGGCCGATGGATTCACCGCGCGCCGCGGCCCGAACGCATACGACGATACCATCCGCAACCGCCAGCCGAGATCAGGCCGCCGAGCGAAGCCATGA
- a CDS encoding S8 family serine peptidase has protein sequence MTAVTSSAAVTKLQTLSLPGGDANRVSTDLLQGYAQAVGTSTNAKAQNTASTNVMPLMTDAQGRVGVAITTATATTLAPILTSLGVNVISVLPLYNRLEAYIPWSKLPTISNLGSKGVMGIIGIPKPMTSAGLVTSEGVNVMEADRVQASTPGYTGAGVKVGVLSDSYNSLGGAAADVASGDLPASGVQVLQDSSGEDEGRAMLQIVHDVAPGASLAFATANGGEGNFAANIRNLANAGAKVITDDVFYFDEPFFQPSIIAQAVNDVVANKGVSYFSSAGNLDTQGYDTASPQSYGSSPLHFTTDASFGGSWFDFNPGAGTNDRMTLTLAAGQALTLGFQWDQPFYTTNGVTSDLDIYLVQHNSTTIVAGSNSNNLLNQTPLEIFGYQNTTGSTQQYDLMINLYAGATPGELKFVNYGANSYGDVNFGTFATNSATVNSHAAVASAMGVGAVPFYDQRTPESFTSFGPVTFLFDAAGNRLTTPETVAKPDFSAPDGVSTTFFGGSFINGYPNFFGTSAAAPHAAGAAALILQAKPSYTPAQVYSLLKSTADPNIGAGNPNQVGSGLIDVYKAIFGGPVPVYASTTDNFESGALGTQWQVYTGSAGRVQVTSDGGPASGAYQLVLSGNLDGYVFPHLDEAVMHVNLAGRTGANLTFDQKYVNNFGSPPTAMPSTFTGHNNSSGVAFSVDGTHWYRITNLGSSSSTPYSTLSFNLSAIAASYGVTLGADTQIKFQDYNADTGFAPDLGLALDNVVVSAHSVLTQDAIDIGTAQRSAVRSLTLKFQGQVTTLPTSAFGLKRTEDGQTFPVVVGAPVYSGGVTTVVLTFGGANLNGSSLPDGRYVLTVAGSQILDNLGNPVDAANNGVAGSAGTISFFRFFGDSNGDGVVDATDYLAFRAAYNSHTVTAANSYFDYDGDGTFSALDLNMFTVNFTKRKLT, from the coding sequence GTGACCGCCGTCACGTCGTCGGCGGCGGTCACCAAGCTCCAGACGCTCTCGCTGCCGGGGGGGGACGCGAATCGCGTTTCGACGGACCTCCTCCAGGGGTACGCCCAGGCGGTGGGGACGTCGACGAACGCGAAGGCTCAGAACACCGCCTCGACGAACGTCATGCCCCTCATGACGGACGCGCAGGGGCGGGTGGGAGTAGCGATCACCACCGCGACCGCAACCACTCTGGCGCCGATCCTGACGTCGTTGGGCGTCAACGTGATCTCGGTGCTGCCGCTCTATAATAGGCTTGAGGCCTACATTCCGTGGTCGAAGCTGCCGACGATCTCGAACCTGGGGAGCAAGGGCGTGATGGGGATCATCGGCATCCCCAAGCCGATGACGAGCGCGGGTTTGGTGACGAGCGAAGGCGTGAACGTGATGGAGGCCGACCGCGTGCAGGCGTCCACTCCCGGCTACACCGGCGCCGGCGTCAAGGTGGGCGTGCTCAGCGACAGTTACAACTCCCTGGGGGGCGCGGCCGCGGACGTCGCCTCCGGAGACCTGCCCGCGTCGGGGGTGCAGGTGTTGCAAGATTCGTCCGGCGAGGACGAAGGCCGGGCCATGCTCCAGATCGTCCACGACGTCGCACCGGGGGCCAGTCTGGCCTTTGCGACGGCCAACGGCGGCGAGGGTAATTTCGCGGCCAACATCCGAAACCTGGCGAACGCCGGGGCCAAAGTCATCACGGACGACGTCTTCTATTTCGACGAGCCGTTCTTCCAGCCCAGCATCATCGCGCAGGCCGTGAACGACGTGGTGGCCAACAAGGGGGTCTCCTACTTCTCCTCGGCCGGCAATCTCGACACTCAGGGGTACGATACGGCGAGCCCGCAATCCTATGGCTCCAGCCCGCTCCATTTCACCACGGACGCGAGCTTCGGCGGATCGTGGTTCGATTTCAACCCGGGCGCCGGGACGAACGACCGGATGACGCTTACGCTTGCGGCCGGCCAGGCGCTGACGCTGGGCTTCCAGTGGGACCAGCCGTTCTACACCACGAACGGCGTCACCTCCGACCTGGACATCTACCTGGTCCAGCACAACAGCACCACCATCGTGGCTGGCAGCAACAGCAACAACCTCCTCAACCAGACGCCCCTGGAGATCTTCGGTTATCAGAACACCACCGGCTCCACGCAGCAGTACGATCTCATGATCAACCTGTACGCCGGGGCGACGCCCGGGGAGCTGAAATTCGTCAACTACGGCGCCAATTCCTATGGAGACGTGAACTTCGGGACGTTCGCCACGAACAGCGCCACTGTCAACTCCCACGCGGCCGTCGCCAGCGCCATGGGGGTCGGCGCGGTGCCGTTCTACGACCAGCGCACCCCCGAAAGCTTCACCTCGTTCGGTCCCGTCACGTTCCTTTTCGACGCCGCCGGCAATCGTCTCACCACGCCCGAGACGGTCGCCAAGCCCGACTTCTCGGCGCCGGACGGCGTCAGCACCACGTTCTTCGGCGGCAGCTTCATCAATGGCTACCCCAACTTCTTCGGCACGTCGGCGGCGGCGCCCCACGCTGCGGGCGCCGCGGCGTTGATCCTTCAGGCCAAACCCAGCTACACGCCCGCACAGGTCTACAGCCTTCTCAAGTCGACCGCCGACCCGAACATCGGCGCCGGCAACCCCAACCAGGTCGGCTCGGGCCTGATCGACGTCTACAAGGCCATCTTCGGGGGCCCGGTCCCCGTATACGCCAGCACGACCGACAATTTCGAGAGCGGCGCGCTGGGCACCCAGTGGCAGGTCTACACCGGCTCCGCGGGCCGGGTCCAGGTCACCTCCGACGGCGGGCCCGCCAGCGGCGCGTACCAGCTCGTCCTGAGTGGAAACCTTGACGGCTACGTCTTCCCCCACCTTGACGAGGCGGTCATGCACGTCAATCTGGCGGGGCGGACCGGCGCGAACCTGACGTTCGACCAGAAGTACGTGAACAACTTCGGCTCGCCGCCCACGGCGATGCCCTCGACGTTCACGGGTCACAACAACTCCTCGGGGGTGGCTTTCAGCGTCGACGGCACGCACTGGTATCGGATCACGAACCTGGGAAGCTCCTCCTCGACTCCGTATTCCACGCTCTCGTTCAACCTGAGCGCGATCGCCGCCTCGTACGGCGTCACGCTCGGCGCCGACACGCAGATCAAGTTCCAGGATTACAACGCGGACACGGGCTTCGCGCCGGATCTCGGGCTCGCCCTCGACAACGTGGTGGTCTCCGCCCACTCGGTCCTGACTCAAGACGCGATCGACATCGGCACGGCCCAGCGATCGGCGGTGCGTTCGCTGACCCTCAAGTTCCAGGGCCAGGTCACGACGCTTCCGACGTCGGCGTTCGGCCTCAAACGCACGGAGGACGGCCAGACCTTCCCGGTGGTCGTCGGCGCTCCGGTTTACTCCGGCGGGGTGACGACGGTCGTGCTGACCTTCGGCGGCGCCAACCTCAACGGCTCCTCGCTCCCCGACGGCCGTTACGTTCTGACCGTCGCCGGCAGTCAGATCCTCGACAATCTCGGCAATCCGGTCGATGCGGCGAACAACGGCGTCGCCGGCAGCGCGGGGACCATCTCGTTCTTCCGGTTCTTCGGTGATTCCAACGGCGACGGCGTCGTCGACGCCACCGACTATCTGGCGTTCCGAGCCGCGTACAACAGCCACACGGTAACAGCCGCGAACTCGTACTTCGACTACGACGGCGACGGCACGTTCTCGGCTCTGGACCTCAATATGTTCACGGTGAACTTCACCAAGCGGAAGCTGACCTGA
- the pncA gene encoding bifunctional nicotinamidase/pyrazinamidase has protein sequence MPSASPSENRVLLVVDVQNDFCPGGALAVPGGDELPTIINKLSRRFAHVILTQDWHPEDHLSFASSHPGAKPFTSVELSYGPQILWPDHCVQNEEGAEFHPKLKVEHCEMIIRKGYHRDIDSYSAFFENDRTTPTGLAGYLRERGLNRLFLTGLATDFCVAYSALDARRLGFEVTVIESACRGIDLDGSLEASWLQMEEAGVIRA, from the coding sequence ATCCCCTCGGCCTCGCCGAGCGAGAACCGGGTGCTCCTGGTGGTCGACGTGCAGAACGACTTCTGCCCCGGCGGCGCGCTGGCGGTCCCCGGCGGCGACGAGCTGCCGACGATCATCAACAAGCTCTCGCGGCGGTTCGCGCATGTGATCTTGACCCAGGACTGGCACCCCGAGGACCACCTGTCGTTCGCCTCGTCGCACCCCGGCGCGAAGCCGTTCACGAGCGTCGAGCTTTCGTACGGCCCGCAGATCCTCTGGCCCGACCACTGCGTCCAGAACGAGGAGGGCGCCGAGTTCCACCCGAAGCTCAAGGTCGAGCACTGCGAGATGATCATCCGCAAGGGGTATCACCGCGACATCGACTCGTACTCGGCCTTCTTCGAGAACGACCGGACGACACCGACGGGCCTGGCCGGCTACCTCCGCGAGCGCGGGCTCAACCGCCTGTTCCTCACCGGCCTGGCCACCGACTTCTGCGTCGCCTACTCGGCCCTCGACGCCCGCCGCCTCGGCTTCGAAGTCACCGTCATCGAATCCGCCTGCCGCGGCATCGACCTCGACGGCTCCCTCGAAGCGAGCTGGCTCCAGATGGAAGAAGCCGGCGTCATCCGGGCGTGA